A stretch of DNA from Hirundo rustica isolate bHirRus1 chromosome 1, bHirRus1.pri.v3, whole genome shotgun sequence:
GCAATTTCCAAAACATGAATGAGTCAACATTTTTCTATATGAGGAGCAGTGTTTATGAGAAATAGAAGCGCAAGATGTAAGAATAAAGGCTGACCTACACTAGTGGGTTTTTGTGACCCGGGAAACCTGTGTCTTTTAGTTAATCAAGCTTGTAGGGAACCATTAACTTTTACAGATGAAACATCACAAAAATAATCTATGTagctgaaatgttttgaaaaaaatacctttaggTTTGTTGCAGCTTCTTCATTTGATTTTGTTAATTCTgcaatttttgctttctgttcttCCACTAAATTTGTCAGGTCTTGGATCAGACTTGCCAtgcatttttccctttgttccaACTCAAAAAGGGCTTGTTTGTGTTCAAGTAGATCAGCAGAAACTTTTTCAAACCCCTGTTTTACCTAAAATTTTATAAGACAAGACTTGAAAAATGCTAACATTTGGAAAAACCTTTGCGTATATAAACACAAGTGACATTTGACTTTCCAGTGAAGACACCGAAGTTCATCAACTGTGTGTGAAATTAATGAATATCTGAAACCAGTTTTCTCCTAGTTTGTTTGTGAAACTTCAACTTGAAAACTGGTTCTACCCATCtacatatttgtaaaaaaaaccccaagaaaaaccccaagccaaacaaaacataacaaaaaaacccaaataaacaaacaaaccaacaaaccccacacacagaaaaaaaaaccccacacatgGGTGGAtgggaagcagagcagaaaaaccATACTGGGAAACTAGATTTAATCTCATTGTTAACATTGACATTAAAATCTCAAAAGAAGGACAAAGTTAAttcaagcctttttttcttaaaacagaaaGATTTGAAGGGTAAAACCcctgtcttttctttccttctttctcccatCTACttaaaacttatttaaaacaaagaaaaacaaatttaaggtgaagcatttaatattttatttaacatattaaaaatgtaaatactagccacagaaataaattctcTAAGAAATTTAGCAAGTTTTGAATTTGAGTTTCAAAATGCATATCCAAAAttcaattttgaaaatttacaCAATAAGGAACTGTATAATTAAATACGCTTGTATATAGATTTAACGACAACCTTATCAAAACACAAGCCAAAAGAGAGGTTTTACTAAATTGTAATTGACTATATCTAATTGAAGGtcaacatattttaaaataaattaagaacaTCAGACAGaagggctttttaaaatttcttttgattAAGTTCTACATATGAACAAAAATGCTGGGGGTTTTGAGTGCTGACTTGGCATTTGCTGTCATTCTAACCACTGATGTCTCAAACCTTTCTACCAGTATTTTTGCATGAATCCTTGCAGCAAAGATCATAGGgataaaaaaaacaactcaacaaaacaccaaaaaaccacacccagAATATCCACCCAAATCCAACACATTTAGAACTAAAACCCCACCTAGTATGAAATGAAATGTTCTTAGTCTTACCTCTTGAAACCTTTTTGCTTCGACAGTTAAAGCTAAACGAAATTCATCTTCTAACTCTCTATACCTCTGGTTTGACAAGTTAATTTTCTCCTGCAATTTTCTAATATGCTGTTCATGCCTCTGCTCCTCTTTAGCCATTTCTTTTGACAAAGCATCTTGAAATTCAGGTCCATTTAAAGCAACTCGGGTTCCAAGTTCTTTCCTGAAATTACCAAGCATACACTCGAGACATGAACTGCAAGATCTGATGCTGTTTTAATGCATTTCCTTGGTCTTACTGAACAAGGATAATGTATTAGATAATAAATGGGATATATTCCTTCATCTCATAGACACACTTCAGTCTTCTCTGACAATGGCCCAGGCATGAGGAAAATTctgttaaattttaaattaaaaacacccAAAGGAATATCTTTACTTTTTAATTCAAACATTTGTAGAAATTGTTCAATTGTGCTTTTGCTGTGATTTAGCActtctttgctttgctgttaACAAACACCTGGAAGTGACATTGGAATGAGAGAAAAGCCCTGTACAGGCAGACACCCTCTTTTGCAGACAGTCATTCCTTTCACTGTCACTCAACAACTGCTGCCATTCACTCAGACCCAAAacctgaaaagcagcagcaacagggACCTAAGAGGACAGTGTTGAAGCAAATGTACTTCAGCACTACTCTGTTCATctactttaaagaaaacaacaacaacaacaaaacaccaccacaacaacaaaaaccaaaaaacccacccaaaactcCACTGTCCTTTACGTTATATCCTTTGGAGCTTTATGAGGTAATTATTGGAAGTTCTCAAAACAAAGCTGTAAGATTCTTCCCTTCTAAACCTGCAATTTTATTCGTATCTGAATATATTTTCCCTTGTAAGATTTTGCAAATTTAACCAgcttattttattaataatctTCCATATTACAATACTATACTTCATGGTACTTCTTGATATAGTTTGTACacatattttattgtattaaCTGAACACCACAGAACTTAGCCTCAAGTATACtcccaaaaaaggaaaattttcaaagaGGGAAACAGCCAGGCAAATAACTCACCCTTAAACCAACAAGGAAGGTACTGCAGAGGCTGACTGATTTCTTGGAACACTGTGTTATTGTAGCATATGCAGACAGTAATTcaaatacaattttgtttttgtctgaTTATTCCTGGATTACACatcaagtatttaaaataaagaatttggCCATAAGACAAGAACCTTTCACATGAAAGGCTGGAAGTTGCCTACATGAACTTATGAGTCAGGAATCtacaaaatattcttaaatGAGCAAGAAAATGTGTGGGAAGACATCTACCTTTTTACAAGGACTATCTCTCTCActaagcaaaaaacccaaaacaaagcaaacccaagCAAAAACACATCCGTACTTTAGAACACGTTTGAACAAAACATGTTGGCAACACAAGCATCTCTATGAaattgtgaaaagaaaataatgaccCCATACCTTTGCTCTTGCTCTCTTAATACAAGAAGCTCATGTAGTTGTTTTACCTTCTCCTTCTGTTGTCGGACAGATATTCTAAGTAACTGTACTTCTCTTTCGTTTGCTGATGCTTTAAGCTCTGCTTCTTGCACCTGTTTCATCTGTGTCATAAAGACAAGAGCAAGATTTTCTTAAAACTGTAATCAAGTCTTCATGTTTTGTACTAGAACACAAAGGAACAGGTGCTTTCCaagagttttttgtttgggttttttgtttgtttttttcttaatatgttGTAACACTTGAAGAAATTTAAGACAAGATGTTTAAAATAAAGTCTTAACTTCCTCCAACTCAAAAAACAACTTTAATAAAGAACCAAGGGCATTTACTTAATTTGTAAAGAACTTAAAGGTGTCCTGCAGAAGTGGAAGTGCATTGGCAGAACGATTTCCTCCATTAGAAACTCTTTTATTGTAATACTTGTATTAGtttcaaacaaaacattttaagatgtattaaacattaatttcatttttaactctACTTCTGTAAAAATCTCTATATTTCTGATTTGTACAGTTTAGAGCTGCTGAACAGAGTTGCTTTCTAATGATTTTACAAAAGATGTAGAATCGGTATAAACACCAGATGGCATATTCCACTTCTTCCATTTGATGCACGCTTTTAtgagtaatttcattttatagaCTTAAGccttttaaatacaaaactcTTTTCTGAttcaacatgaagaaaaaagatatgaaaaaagttataaaaaagGCTTTGATTACTCATTAAATGGCAATTCAAAATCAGGACACTTCAGAAGGCTAAGTTCTTATGTTCTACATGTTAAGCCTTTTCATGAATAGTTTTATGAGTAAGTATTAAACACATCACACTGTATTCCTTTGTTTTATGGAAGAAGAGAAGCAATTCTCTCCTGAATTGAGGCACTTAAAAAATGTCAAGCAAGAACACATTTTGACACAAATGTCAAGGAAGAACAAGGGAATAGGGTGCACAATTTAGATGCATAGTAAACTTACTCATCTTGAATCCCTTCAAGAAGTCATCTAGTAATGCTGACTGAAGGCCTTAAACAGTGGTGGCTACATGGAGTGACCATAATTTACCACTGAAAGTAATTGCCGGGATGTACAATGAGAAAGTGCTATGAAATATTCTAGAATTCCTTAATCTTGGAATTTTGAGAGTTTCATGATTATTCATGAAACATAATTTTGAGAGTATCATGATTATTCTTTGAAATATAATTATTAAGGAATATTTGCTACAGGATCTTAAGGACAGGAACAAAGACCTTcccttaataaaaacaattttcctaCCACCAAAAGAGATGACTTTTTTCTACAAACTcattgaaggaaaaataaaagcctcATACATCAATAAAGTGTTTCCATTCTTATAGgatagaaaaaaaccacacacagatGTGCAAATCCCACTCTCCTGTTCTCCAAATCACTAAATTTAGTACTTTTTAAACCGACAGGCAGATACCTGATCTAAACTGAAGGTCACTTTTAGATTCCATAATAGCTCCTGGGTATCTGCAGCTAAGGAAGAAATGGAAGAGCCACTCAAGTGCCTAAACAGGAGAGGCAAAAAGTAGAGAGGGTGTCCTGGATGGTACTTTGCAGTTTGTCAGCACACTCACTGATTCCCATTCCTTCCAGGGAACCTGAACAACAACACTCCCTAGTGCACCACACTATTGTTTCAAAGACTTTTCAGGATGGTTGTGTTAAGATTCATTTTCTCTAAGCTCAGTGACACAGGAATGGACTAACATAGGAATattaacaaacaaaaggaataGATATCGGAGGATACTGAAAATtcagcaatttatttttcagaaagaaatagtGGCAAGTATCTGGTCCAGCATCTTGATCTTAAATATTTGTATACTCAACAAAGAGCCTCTGACTAAAAAAGCATCATTATCTTCTTGAGCTGTAAAAACaacaccaaccaaacaaaacatcaCACAAACGAACCAGAATCTTTAATGTTCTCAGCAATTACTGTTTTGTTCTGGTTGCAATTAAAAGCATCTAATACTTTAGatcagcaaaacaaacagaaccacCAAATTTCCATCCCAGTAGTAAGATGTGGATTTTAGCAACTTCAAAAACTTGTCTTTGTTCactttatattttcagaaaatatcaaTTCTCAGTGTTAAGTACATAGGACTTGTTCTCCTTTATCTTAAGACTACCatttataaaatacattaattgacaattaaaattaatatctgTAATTAACTACTactatacagaaaaaaaagccctggaTTTTATTGCGGAAAACTCAGACTCAATGCTGGTAAAATCTAGTATTTCTTTGTATTCAGGACTCTGGTAGCCACCCTGTTGCCACTGCATTATTTACTCATGAAAAATCTTTACCTGTGCTGCTCGCTGCTGCAGTCTCTGTGTCTCCATCTTGGATAGTGTTTCTTCTAAAGCTTGCATGGCCTTCTGATATTctgcttctttatttcttgcctgatttaGCTCATTAGTAAGTCTTTCCATTTCACCTTTtaactgctggacatctgcttgCAGTCTTGCTTTAGCATCTCTCTCTTTCAATATCAATTCCTTTAACCTGAGAATAACACAGTAAAGTTGTATTACAAACATTTTACTTATAAGTTTGATGCCAAATACAttgagaaaaaggcattagtaGCTGTTGTAGcaacatattttgttttttactgaGTTTTACTATTTATAGCACTGTCATATTAAACTGTTTAAAGAGGTAACTAGTCATGTGTAGCATTACTATatgcattcattttaaaaaacctgagATGGAGACAACCTCATAGCTATATTTTTTAGGAAATGACATTCCAGTATTACTTTGCTTTACAGAAACATAATAAGCCCCTTATAGAAGATGGTATCAATATAGATGGGTATAAAAGAAACATAGGAAGTGAacttaaaaagggaaaaagaggaaatattcaCAGTCAGTCATGGATAGTAACTCAGGAAGCACGTggcttcttttttcctgaaagaaaatgtgGCTTTGATAAATACAATGCAAttgagaaaaagacaaatggaGCAGACATCTCCAAAAACAAGgagatcttttaaaaaaaggctgCTGCTCAGAACACACAAAGATGGTGACAAGAGCCTTTCTGAAGATGTGCTAGGCCTGCCCTCCACAATACATTGCCAACCCTGGCCTggcagaaacatttttgttctaATGCGCTGTgcagaaaaaagcaaagaatgcTCTAGGTATATGTGGAAAGGGAGACTGGGACACAGAAGGCAGAAGTATGATATGGGACAGCTACTAGAGCTTGAACTGAAGGTACAGTTATGATACAGATTGTTTGGAAAGTAATGGCTACAAATGGAGGAAAGTGGCATACTGATATTGTTCTGTGACAAGAACAGGAGGAAAGCTGCAGAAGGGAATTTCACTAGGTAATACTGAGAGAAATGCTAGCACTACTTCTTGATGCCTTATTTTCCAAGTATTTTGTTAAAAGCCATCCTTGTTTCTTAAGTGTATGAACTGAATtattggaaatgaaaaaaagaagcccATAACAAACTCTTAGACTACAGCATTGTTTCCCTACCTGTCTGTAGTGTATACAGTCATACTCTGaatattcttttcctcttttgcatGCTTCTGTAGCTCACTGACATGCTCtaataatttcttctctgcttgctctgctttccacctcctttctttctcctgatCCAGTTCTTGAATCAGTGCCTTAGCAAGAATGTGATAAGCATCAACTTACTAGGAAACATTCAAGCATAgccaaaaatgacaaaaaaaaattataattgtaGAACAAGACTTCTTGGTCTTTCTGGAATTCATGGATGACAGAAGAAAGTGCAAGTGACCAGGCCAAAATCTCccataaaagtgaaataaaatacattccCTCCCAGCTGACACTACAAGAACTCCACTACTTTTGGTAATATCTacatgtaattatttttgtcaCCTCCAGTTTTAGTTTCACCAAGAGACATATGTTTGGCTTCAGCTGAAGATATATTTAACTTGAAATGATGCAAAACCTACTCGGTATGTTGATTCCTCTATGGGATTTGAATTACATTCTTCTACTTTTTCCATATTGCTCTGTCTTCTGGTTagtatttcagcttttcttcccacTACTTTAAAATGAGAGTCTTTCTGACTGGAACATGGACACTTCGAGGAACTCTTGTTCTCTTCCCTATATGCAGAGTTTAAACAGTAACAGTGGATTcagatactttaaaaaaaaaaaaaaaattacagttctgTGCAGCAGCTACATACTAGAGAGTTCAAAACCATTTAGGAAATAATTTGCAATTAGACCACAGGAACAGCTAAATTCAAACATTCAGCTCTAAGAAGATACTTACAACTAGTAGCAGATGCCACTTAAAACCATCTCACCATCACATAGacatgaaataatttcctaAGTGTAGAGTAGCTGTAGAGCAGCGGTGGCTGAGTGAACAAATATATTCCAATTTGTACTGTCTTCTACTCATCACTTCTgatatttattatataaatCAAACAAATCACTATGGCATCCTCAGCTTCATCAAAGATATATATTCTTGACCATTGTTCGGACACTAtgaatcttttattttttaattactcagTTCCATATGTGGAGAATTCTTTTGTCaccacaatttaaaataaagatggaAATATAAGCTGTTAGGATTTTGAAGGTGTTTGTTTTGGAATCTTCAATTCAATTTCCTTCTCACCTAAAGAAAGAAACGGCTCATATGGAGAAACAACTGAATGAAGCCTCAGTAGCTACTCATTTCTGGGGCACTATTAACTGACCTGATTCACTGAACCTACCACTTTCAGTGAAATGTTTCAAGTTAAAACTACGTTCATGCTGACAATATTCAGTTTAATTCATTTTGGCTTCACACAGTAAACACTGGGATACCTgtcagttattttcttttttagatgACTTGCATGACCTTTTGTAGATAAGGCAGTTTTACGGTAAGTCGGGATCTTGCTTCCTTTCATGACCTTTCTGCTGTTCTCTTTTCCACTCTCATCATCACTCTCCGAAGTTGGATCTGTGTCTCTCTTAGCTTTGAGAGCACTTGGAGCAGCCTCCTGTCTTGAACTATCAGATACCTAAGAAGAGATCAAAGTTTTAGATACAAATTTTACAATTTCTGATTGGCTAATTTCGAACGCTTATTCAGGTGCTATTTTTATACTTCTAAACAAGttcacacaaaataattttgacaaaAACTAAATGATTGCTTCCAGTTTTTACTTTCCCAAAACCTTCCCTccttgctgaaatatttttttgttttaaagctaAAGCAAACCCAAGATGCTTGAGAACAtacagttgttttcatttgaaatatcTCAAGTTTGGTAAATTCCTTAGACAGTTggtgaaaaatgtaaaacaaacacagcactTAAAACCAAAAGAGCTTTGCAAATACCAATACCAAACAAACTTGACAAACTTATGTTACCTATACATTACAATAGGTATTTCAATTGTGTTAAAAATCAAACTATCATACATGATGAACATATCAGATCAAGTTGACTTATTGGTGAAACTAATTTTCACCAACTGTATAATCCAGGCACTTTGGTGCATTTCATATTTTACTCTGGTTCAGTTAGTATATATATAACATGATCAGATAGCTCTGCTAGTCCCATACACTATGGTTTTTATTCTGTATGGAATGATTCAAGACACAAAGTGCAATCTTCACTTTTAAagacttgtttttattttatttccagcttcTCAAAATGATTAGGAACACATCAGCACAGTCAGCCCATACATTCCAGTAGAAATGCTCTCGTCTGGTTCATCAAATCTTTCATTACCAGAAAGGTGCACCTTATCTTACAAACAAAACTTGCTGTGcaatcacagaaaaagaaaaaaaaaatcaccttttgcAGTATCTGTAAAATCTGATCTTCTATTCTTTTAATCCTCATCTCACTGTGTATTTTATCAAGCTGGGTCTTCTCAGGTTCAGAAGATGAGACAAGCTCCGTGGAGGAGCTGGTGGCACCTTGCAGCGGTACCTTTGTACGCTGCCGAAACTGAGCCAGTGCCTGGTCGATGTGTGGTGTCGCCAGCGGTACGGGAACATTGTTCTATCAGAAGAAAAGACAGTTCTTGCAGAATTAATATGTTGCAtgcaatataaaaatagaatgtGTCAATTTTAAAACCAGTAAACACAAACTATGGCACCTGATCCCGGGAAGAAGGGCACCCAGATGAAACCAAAGAGCCCAAAATGTCTTCTAAACATTGCATATCTGAACAGTTTTCTTCTGCCAGGTCCACTGCTTcaccagaaatatttcttccatcTAGAGCTGTTAGCTGGGGCAGTGACTGAAGAACAGTTTCTCTATAACCTTGAGAAAAAGACCACATTTAAATTGAAATCAACCTTCCAAGAAGATGCCTGGTGTATTTTAGGTACCTTGTAATCTTAAATGATTCATTGCATTTttaaggtaagaaaaaaaagtagtgaGTGGTCTACAAAAATCACCTTTCCCCACTCAAGGTTTCAACAGACAACATTACAAATTAAATCAACTGGGAAGCTGCCTGCCTAGTGCTGCTCTACACAGGGATTTCCCAGCCACCATCAGCACACTGCAACTGCACAGACAACCTCTCAACATCAGCCTACTGCACCCAAACAGCTGTACCAAGTGGAAGGGCAGTCAAATGTAATGGAAAAGCGAGTTCTGGAAGGGCTTAGACAACTTCATCCTTCGTCAGTGAATGAAATAAGGCATTATGAAACTGTAAAGCACTGAATttagcctttttattttattagtttatttGGGCTGCTGAGTACTGCAGTTTTGAAGGTGCCAGCACACACATAGATATGGAGAGGTatgtaaatatttgcagaagAAAACTAATGGCGTTTTCTAAGTTAATCAGATAACTTTAATAGCCCTATTACTTTTCTTTAGTGCCTGAATGTATCTGCAAAAACATGATGAGtgcatttaaaaacattacTTAAAACCTTATTTGGCTTTCCCCAGTAACCTCTGATGTTTCTTTTGAATTGTTCATACATTACACCTGTATCAATTGTGTGCTCATGATATGGTTGCTATTTTGTATTGTTGTAATTCCTACTGCCCTACTCTTGTATCTTTGAACTCTCACAAAAGCATCAATCCTCCACTTCCACCCTCCTGTAAGAGATTTTCCCCttacacacaaagaaaataaataaaaaaaaacccatgcacCAATATAGGATGCTACAATTTAACTTGTCTGAACTTGGGAGTGTACCATTTTAATAGCCTGAAACACTGACCCCCAAACTAGAAGCTCTAAGGCAACTGAAAGTGATGTATCCACGTGTATTCCCCAACTTGTCTCCATGCTGCCTAGTGAAACACCTGGCACCTATTTGTATGCAAATACTAATTTCTGCAGAGGATCCTAGAGCCTGTCACTGCTAACCGAAGcagggggaaaagaaggaaaagctgttaCTGACCTTTCTCTTGAGGTCTCTATCAGTAGCAGACTACCTACTTCCTGTGCCTGCTCTCTGCCTATACAATTCAAGTCTCTATGTACATTCCTTAGAGATCTCCACCTTTCCATCTTATAATATTAATACTCCTGTCCATCCATTAGACCACATGGCTCAGAGCTCCAACCAGCCTGGCAGTgagcccttccagggatgggctaTCCACAACCACTCAGGGCAACTTGTTCCAGGGCCTCACCGcccttcacagtaaagaattttttcctaatatctaatctaaacctacacCAGTTTAAAGCcgttcctccttgtcctgtcactacatgcccttggAAAGagtctctctccttccttcttgtAAACTCCCCTCAGGTACTGCAAAGACACAATTAGACCatcctgaagccttctcttctccaggctgaaaaaatcccaattctctcagcctttcctcacaggagaagtgctccatccctctaatcatgttggtggccctcctctggactcacaAGTGAAAATGTTGAGCCTCATCAAAGCATACAAGTTACAATTTTGAGGATATgccatgggggaaaaaaaaaaaaagatttttttaaaatggaaaatgaattaattttgacAGAATTTAGGTTTCTGCAGGCTGGCCAATTTATGAATGAATTTGCAAGCTTGAGAAAATGGCTCACAGCTCAAAGGAAATCACTGACCTACTGAGCACAAAGCATCTACGTAAGATCAGATCCATACCTGCTGTGTGACAAACTGGATTggcttttccatctctttccaGTGTGAGGTTTGT
This window harbors:
- the LRRCC1 gene encoding leucine-rich repeat and coiled-coil domain-containing protein 1 isoform X2, yielding MAGIPGELSLMDKGVKSLRDVSLSSDLHTLNAHCNLIARIQGLDHLRNLQHLDLSSNQIRRIEGLHSLAKLRTLSLACNLLTKVEGLEKLFNLTMLNLSYNHIHDLSGFRSLHGTRHKISHIYLHSNCVSNINHLLQCTKGLRCLTNLTLERDGKANPVCHTAGYRETVLQSLPQLTALDGRNISGEAVDLAEENCSDMQCLEDILGSLVSSGCPSSRDQNNVPVPLATPHIDQALAQFRQRTKVPLQGATSSSTELVSSSEPEKTQLDKIHSEMRIKRIEDQILQILQKVSDSSRQEAAPSALKAKRDTDPTSESDDESGKENSRKVMKGSKIPTYRKTALSTKGHASHLKKKITDREENKSSSKCPCSSQKDSHFKVVGRKAEILTRRQSNMEKVEECNSNPIEESTYRALIQELDQEKERRWKAEQAEKKLLEHVSELQKHAKEEKNIQSMTVYTTDRLKELILKERDAKARLQADVQQLKGEMERLTNELNQARNKEAEYQKAMQALEETLSKMETQRLQQRAAQMKQVQEAELKASANEREVQLLRISVRQQKEKVKQLHELLVLREQEQRKELGTRVALNGPEFQDALSKEMAKEEQRHEQHIRKLQEKINLSNQRYRELEDEFRLALTVEAKRFQEVKQGFEKVSADLLEHKQALFELEQREKCMASLIQDLTNLVEEQKAKIAELTKSNEEAATNLKCRTGELETVIEEDKQKAVQVELLKKENGKLISQLTAQESVINGLKMERKIWGQELAEQGAHLAQDRGKLEAKIEVLTNEIDTLKKQKEQDSDTIKIKNKIVDDQTETIRRLKEGIQEKDKQIKKHHEENREAQKLLRVQLDDKAAECEKLMEKLEKQNERKEELKQLLEEKEVELDDIKNAHRIAVEKLHEMDSAFRKQLESVLAAHEEELLHLKNEKEKQIEAANEKVYSVEEEMRELLQEMANNKKAMENKIRRLTHALNDIQQDFEDY
- the LRRCC1 gene encoding leucine-rich repeat and coiled-coil domain-containing protein 1 isoform X1; translation: MAGIPGELSLMDKGVKSLRDVSLSSDLHTLNAHCNLIARIQGLDHLRNLQHLDLSSNQIRRIEGLHSLAKLRTLSLACNLLTKVEGLEKLFNLTMLNLSYNHIHDLSGFRSLHGTRHKISHIYLHSNCVSNINHLLQCTKGLRCLTNLTLERDGKANPVCHTAGYRETVLQSLPQLTALDGRNISGEAVDLAEENCSDMQCLEDILGSLVSSGCPSSRDQNNVPVPLATPHIDQALAQFRQRTKVPLQGATSSSTELVSSSEPEKTQLDKIHSEMRIKRIEDQILQILQKVSDSSRQEAAPSALKAKRDTDPTSESDDESGKENSRKVMKGSKIPTYRKTALSTKGHASHLKKKITDREENKSSSKCPCSSQKDSHFKVVGRKAEILTRRQSNMEKVEECNSNPIEESTYRALIQELDQEKERRWKAEQAEKKLLEHVSELQKHAKEEKNIQSMTVYTTDRLKELILKERDAKARLQADVQQLKGEMERLTNELNQARNKEAEYQKAMQALEETLSKMETQRLQQRAAQMKQVQEAELKASANEREVQLLRISVRQQKEKVKQLHELLVLREQEQRKELGTRVALNGPEFQDALSKEMAKEEQRHEQHIRKLQEKINLSNQRYRELEDEFRLALTVEAKRFQEVKQGFEKVSADLLEHKQALFELEQREKCMASLIQDLTNLVEEQKAKIAELTKSNEEAATNLKCRTGELETVIEEDKQKAVQVELLKKENGKLISQLTAQESVINGLKMERKIWGQELAEQGAHLAQDRGKLEAKIEVLTNEIDTLKKQKEQDSDTIKIKNKIVDDQTETIRRLKEGIQEKDKQIKKHHEENREAQKLLRVQLDDKAAECEKLMEKLEKQNERKEELKQLLEEKEVELDDIKNAHSALKKRWQGKGELLSQLEVQVRQMKENFDFKEKKLIEERNKSLQTQRIAVEKLHEMDSAFRKQLESVLAAHEEELLHLKNEKEKQIEAANEKVYSVEEEMRELLQEMANNKKAMENKIRRLTHALNDIQQDFEDY